The following coding sequences are from one Mytilus trossulus isolate FHL-02 chromosome 8, PNRI_Mtr1.1.1.hap1, whole genome shotgun sequence window:
- the LOC134681132 gene encoding uncharacterized protein LOC134681132: protein MYRKYVSVILLQLLCVILSIQSIYTKKEEIERLQTEIGKLSRQVMLQQLFIEEKIRSDGDSGLKQTRIINVGTKPYHFPTTRSKRGVAAIHDHSHMKRTIGVGEFVAVLNGVEFRTRHNDPELRMPSTTSNNFLETEEIPFPDVPPEVIQKPTEAEQVQEMREWFRAFNNQNYTERDYRKYFKPVLCYLEGMWVYDNYSHMLEPFLSDRHQFDASTFYDLEEKIMFTSYGGRKDGLENFGWLPKTIINIENGKSPLYGQWIYRIVCHPLKRDLPLNRLRMADDLSSRMMFLRSEEEEIKTRRARFKLNQRDSNVWNERFNQNTALIDSLMGEIPGLDNYGGNLTDEALNLPAYSADGKNMKKKKLLNSAYYHRFWEEIRPDYMRLSLRKRAFSDSNLFMSMTSQPQVGGKSLNYCTKEESLQNKPCKYYNQRWSYAVPFEIIYLNPLSNWNPYNITYKGHYKNDPEAQYVTEKGKRNGGNDIHTAYNGTNSWYFFQTPQSFYSGKERKRGNAGNGGIGVLDRTGKVRYTRSAGIRVFLPEIKDIGIIRQRYPIMPLYSEGNAAYKEMESLKDIVLENNKYLKMFHNVLEDESIEKLRKKQIKLSMKSGITLIMSMATISNPGPHTHYIDLSAENVKALKSNKKLNVRSSEDSGHFHRVKIIYRPHLSNPFVMKRCDNKRKCWDGHKKLYLENEAQMPEVEEAGKDVNEDERPESYNE from the coding sequence ATGTATAGAAAATATGTATCAGTGATTTTACTGCAATTATTGTGTGTGATCTTATCTATACAGTCGATTTATACAAAGAAGGAGGAGATAGAGAGACTACAGACAGAAATTGGTAAGCTCTCCCGTCAAGTTATGCTACAACAATTATTTATAGAAGAAAAAATTCGAAGTGACGGCGATTCAGGTTTGAAACAAACGAGAATTATAAACGTTGGAACAAAACCGTACCACTTTCCGACAACGAGATCAAAACGGGGAGTTGCAGCCATTCATGATCACTCCCATATGAAACGTACAATCGGTGTCGGTGAATTTGTTGCCGTGTTAAATGGAGTTGAATTCAGAACACGACATAATGATCCTGAACTACGCATGCCAAGTACTACATCAAACAATTTCTTAGAAACTGAAGAAATACCTTTCCCTGATGTTCCACCTGAGGTAATACAGAAACCCACTGAGGCTGAACAGGTACAAGAAATGCGCGAGTGGTTTAGGGcttttaataatcaaaattacacagaaaGGGACTATCGCAAATATTTCAAACCTGTTCTGTGTTATCTAGAGGGAATGTGGGTCTATGATAACTATTCTCATATGTTGGAACCATTTTTAAGTGACAGGCATCAGTTTGATGCAAGCACTTTTTATGACCTTGAAGAGAAAATAATGTTCACATCTTACGGAGGACGAAAAGACGGTCTTGAAAATTTTGGATGGCTACCAAAAACTataattaatattgaaaatgggAAATCCCCATTATACGGCCAATGGATATATAGAATTGTTTGTCATCCTTTGAAGCGTGATCTTCCATTAAACCGTTTGCGCATGGCCGATGATTTAAGCTCGAGAATGATGTTCCTACGTTCAGAAGAGGAGGAGATAAAGACTAGACGTGCCCGTTTTAAACTAAATCAACGTGACAGTAACGTCTGGAATGAAAGATTCAATCAAAATACCGCTTTAATTGACAGCTTAATGGGTGAAATACCCGGATTAGACAACTATGGCGGTAACTTGACAGACGAAGCGTTAAATCTTCCAGCATATAGTGCTGATggtaaaaacatgaaaaagaaaaagttattaaacagTGCATATTATCATCGATTTTGGGAGGAGATTCGACCTGATTACATGCGTTTATCGTTACGAAAACGAGCTTTTTCTGACAGCAATCTGTTTATGTCGATGACATCACAACCACAAGTTGGAGGAAAAAGTTTAAACTATTGCACGAAAGAGGAATCATTACAGAACAAACCTTGTAAATATTACAACCAGCGATGGTCATATGCTGTTCCATTTGAAATCATATACCTTAACCCACTTAGCAATTGGAATCCTTATAATATTACCTACAAAGGTCATTACAAGAATGACCCGGAAGCACAATACGTTACAGAGAAAGGGAAACGAAATGGCGGTAATGATATTCATACAGCATATAATGGTACAAATAGTTGGTATTTTTTCCAAACCCCACAAAGTTTTTATAGTGGAAAAGAAAGGAAAAGGGGAAACGCGGGAAACGGAGGCATCGGTGTGTTAGATCGAACCGGAAAAGTCAGATATACCAGGTCAGCAGGTATTCGGGTATTTCTTCCAGAAATTAAAGATATAGGGATCATTCGTCAGAGATACCCAATCATGCCACTCTACAGCGAAGGTAACGCCGCGTATAAAGAAATGGAATCTCTAAAAGACATAGTTTtggaaaataacaaatatctgAAAATGTTCCACAATGTACTTGAAGATGAAAGTATtgaaaaattgagaaagaaacaGATCAAATTGTCTATGAAAAGTGGGATAACGCTGATAATGTCAATGGCAACCATATCCAATCCGGGTCCGCATACTCATTATATTGATTTATCAGCAGAAAACGTCAAAGCCTTAAAATcgaataaaaagttaaatgttAGAAGCAGTGAGGATAGTGGTCATTTTCATCGTGTTAAAATTATCTACCGACCACATCTTAGTAATCCATTCGTTATGAAACGGTGTGACAACAAAAGGAAATGTTGGGATGGACATAAAAAGCTTTACCTTGAAAACGAGGCGCAAATGCCGGAAGTCGAAGAAGCGGGAAAAGACGTAAATGAAGACGAGAGACCAGAGAGttataatgaataa